The following proteins are co-located in the Podarcis raffonei isolate rPodRaf1 chromosome 5, rPodRaf1.pri, whole genome shotgun sequence genome:
- the TMEM72 gene encoding transmembrane protein 72 translates to MMFLWEGRGSLTPGSLHLSAGSQSIGLSQEFPKAQSASCPANMKQAAFWNTLEYTCRLLGISTGAVLIGVGTDTLLLGQFKSLAVYLLVSGIAVSLCEAAYFAGLLLTACCTPKTGSGMHTCWKHARRRGAFQKFLMYVLLSVACFLHPVIVWHVTIPGTMLVVTGFTYFLLSKQQKETRTPGEEQYTDSQSAAVAMTDAGDTEQTYTFPRGAPQGQRNSLLGFLRSFFKSCKKLDTVEASSSSPPTRRQVHFEEKVVNIILSVKESPEDQESLAEETTSDMAPILPPQL, encoded by the exons ATGATGTTCCTTTGGGAAGGGCGGGGATCCCTGACTCCAGGCTCACTCCATCTCAGTGCAGGAAGTCAGAGCATAGGTCTGTCTCAAGAATTTCCAAAAGCTCAAAGCGCTTCTTGCCCAGCCAACATGAAGCAAGCAGCTTTTTGGAATACTCTGGAATATACCTGCCGACTTTTGGGAATCTCCACTGGAGCAG TGCTCATTGGCGTTGGCACAGACACTCTGCTCCTGGGTCAGTTCAAGAGCCTGGCTGTCTATTTGCT TGTTTCAGGGATAGCCGTGTCCCTGTGCGAAGCAGCATACTTTGCGGGCCTGCTCTTGACCGCTTGTTGCAC CCCCAAGACGGGATCTGGGATGCACACTTGCTGGAAGCACGCCAGACGTCGGGGGGCCTTCCAGAAGTTCCTGATGTATGTGTTGCTCTCGGTAGCCTGCTTCCTGCACCCTGTCATAGTTTGGCACGTCACTATCCCAG GCACGATGCTGGTGGTCACCGGCTTCACCTACTTCCTGCTCAGTAAGCAACAGAAAGAAACGAGAACACCTGGAGAAGAGCAATACACGGATTCCCAAAGCGCAGCTGTAGCTATGACGGATGCAGGCGACACCGAGCAAACCTACACCTTCCCCAGGGGAGCACCTCAAGGGCAACGCAACTCCCTTCTTGGGTTTCTGAGGAGCTTCTTCAAAAGCTGCAAGAAACTGGACACCGTCGAGGCCTCTTCGAGCTCGCCGCCCACAAGGAGGCAGGTGCACTTTGAAGAGAAGGTGGTGAACATCATTCTTTCTGTCAAAGAAAGCCCAGAAGATCAGGAGAGCTTGGCTGAGGAAACCACATCTGACATGGCTCCCATCCTTCCGCCCCAGTTGTGA